The sequence GGGGCCGCACCCCGGACTCGGGGCGGAGCTGCCGTCCCACCAGATGGCTCAAGTAGTCGCTCATCCCGCCGCCATCTCCAGGTAGCGCTGCCGCTTCCAGGGGCTCATCGCGAGGATGCGCTCCTCGGACCAGCCGTACGTCCGCGCCAGCACGTTCACCTCGTGGAGCGTGCGCTGAGCCCACGTCTCCACTTCCCTCCAGAAGAACTCCCCGATGTCGAACGCCGGAGGCCACGAGTGCCGGCACGCCGGGCAGGCCGTGACCAACTCCACCCGCGCCTGCGGATCCGCCTGCTCCATGGCGTCCGCCACCGCGAGCACCACCTCTCCTGGCAGCTCCGCCACGCTCACGGCCTCTCCTTCCCGGCTCACCTCCAGCACGCACCGCCCCAGAAGCCGCTGCCGCGCCCTGCCCGCGTCCAGCCCGAGCAGGCTCGCCAGGTCCCGGCTGTCCGGCAGCCGGAACCGCACCGCGTACCCCGCATGCACCACGTCCAGCGCCTCGGGCGGCGGCTCCACCGGTGCCGCGCGGACGTCAGCCACCTCGAAGGCCAGCTCCACCCGCTCACCGCAGGCGGGGCACGACACCAGCCCCACCACGCGCGGCCCGAAGGTGCCCTCGCGTACCGACAGCAGGAGCGCGTCACGCGCCCCCACCGGCAGCCGCGCGAGCCGCTCCGGCGCCACGTCCGGGAACGCCGCGCACAACAGCGCGAGCGCGCGCCCGGGGCCTGTGTGCGGATGGCCCGCCTCCCAGGCACCCATCAGCTCTGGAGCGGTCAGCACGCGCATGCCCCGTCACCGGCTCACGAGTTGGGAGGCTCCAGGAAGCTCGGCTCGGAGGGCTCGCCCACCTCGTAGTCGCGCTCCCAGCCCTCGTTCTCCAGCTTGAGCGTCTGGATGGCGACGGCGTTGGCGTTGGCGTCCAGGTCCGGCAGCGCCTGGAACTCGGACACCCAGGCCCGGAAGACCTTGTAGGAAATCGCGAGCTGACCGGCCTCGTTGTACACCTCGATGATGACCTCCTTGCGGAAGTCCTTCAGCGAGACTTCGGCGCCGAGGCCGGAGCCGTAGTTCCACACCTTGTTCGCCCACTGCTCGAACTCGCGGTCGTGGGTGACGCCGCGCTCCAGGGTGATGGCCTCGTACTCCGTGCGGCCGGGAGACTTGCGGCTGCTGCTCGGGTCTCCACCCTCGCGGTGCTTCACCACCTCGGTGGTGCGCTTGAGCGCGCTCACCTTGCTCACGCCGGCCACGTACTTGCCGTCCCACTTCACGCGGAACTTGAAGTTCTTGTACGGGTCGAACCGCTGCGCGTTGACGCTGAACTGGGCCATGTGGGGTGTCTCCTTTAGGACTCGCTCTGGCCGGCCATCTGCTGCAGCTTCAGCACCACGAACTCAGCGGGCTTGAGCGGCGCGAAGCCGACGACGATGTTGACCACGCCGCGGTTGATGTCGTCCTGCGTGGTCGTCTCCTTGTCGCACTTGACGAAGTAGGCCTCGCGCGGCGACGCGCCCTGGAACGCGCCCTGCCGGAAGAGCCCCTGCATGAAGGCGCCCACGTTGAGGCGAATCTGGGACCAGAGCGGCTCGTCGTTGGGCTCGAACACCACCCACTGGATGCCCCGGTAGAGGCTCTCCTCGATGTAGAGCGCCAGCCGGCGCACCGGCAGATACTTCCACTCGGAGGCCAGCAGGTCATTGCCCTGGAGCGTGCGCGAGCCCCACACCACGCGGCCGGCGGCCGGCAGCGAGCGCAGGCAGTTGATGCCCAGCGGGTTGAGCTGGCCGTTCTCCTTGTCGGTGAGCGGCACGCTCAGCTTGGGCACGCCCGTGAGCGACGCGTCCAGGCCCGCGGGCGCCTTCCACACGCCGCGCGAGGTGTCCGTGCGGGAGATGACGCCGGCCACCGCGCCGCACGGGGCGAAGGTTTCGAACTGGTTCTCCCGCAGCGGGTTGGGCTGCACGAGGCGCGGGAAGTAGAGCGCCGCGTTCTTGCTGCGCGTGCCGATGGGGTCCGGGCTCGCCTTGTAGCCGTCCGTGGCGCCCTTCACGTCCTCCCAGTCGCTGGGCGGGTCCACGATGAGGACGGCGCGACGCTCCTCGCAGTAGCTGGCCGCGGAGCCCACCAACGACGGGTCCACGTCACTGGTCGCCAGGTAGGGCGGGATGCACAGCAGGTTGAAGATGTCCGCCTTCTCCAGCGCGTAGAGGCCCGCCTTCCCATCCCGCTTGCCGGTGCCGGTGAACGCGGCCTCGGTGAGGACGCCGCCGTCCACGGCCGCGGT comes from Pyxidicoccus parkwaysis and encodes:
- a CDS encoding T4 family baseplate hub assembly chaperone, producing the protein MRVLTAPELMGAWEAGHPHTGPGRALALLCAAFPDVAPERLARLPVGARDALLLSVREGTFGPRVVGLVSCPACGERVELAFEVADVRAAPVEPPPEALDVVHAGYAVRFRLPDSRDLASLLGLDAGRARQRLLGRCVLEVSREGEAVSVAELPGEVVLAVADAMEQADPQARVELVTACPACRHSWPPAFDIGEFFWREVETWAQRTLHEVNVLARTYGWSEERILAMSPWKRQRYLEMAAG
- a CDS encoding phage tail protein, whose protein sequence is MAQFSVNAQRFDPYKNFKFRVKWDGKYVAGVSKVSALKRTTEVVKHREGGDPSSSRKSPGRTEYEAITLERGVTHDREFEQWANKVWNYGSGLGAEVSLKDFRKEVIIEVYNEAGQLAISYKVFRAWVSEFQALPDLDANANAVAIQTLKLENEGWERDYEVGEPSEPSFLEPPNS
- a CDS encoding phage tail sheath C-terminal domain-containing protein, which encodes MPAALSYPGVYVEEIPSGVRAITGVPTSVTAFIGRALRGPTDDPIIVNGFGDFERIFGGLWVDSSLGYAVRDFFLNGGGQAIIVRLVGTGATSASITLSGITFLAASPGAWGNNLRISVDHDTKDPASTTLFNLTVTDTGTNNSERFLNLSSAAADVRFYPKVLEQSSKYVRVQADGSGNFPTTQPAVTASPVGPGTAAVDGGVLTEAAFTGTGKRDGKAGLYALEKADIFNLLCIPPYLATSDVDPSLVGSAASYCEERRAVLIVDPPSDWEDVKGATDGYKASPDPIGTRSKNAALYFPRLVQPNPLRENQFETFAPCGAVAGVISRTDTSRGVWKAPAGLDASLTGVPKLSVPLTDKENGQLNPLGINCLRSLPAAGRVVWGSRTLQGNDLLASEWKYLPVRRLALYIEESLYRGIQWVVFEPNDEPLWSQIRLNVGAFMQGLFRQGAFQGASPREAYFVKCDKETTTQDDINRGVVNIVVGFAPLKPAEFVVLKLQQMAGQSES